One window of the Mytilus galloprovincialis chromosome 14, xbMytGall1.hap1.1, whole genome shotgun sequence genome contains the following:
- the LOC143059317 gene encoding uncharacterized protein LOC143059317 yields MEWTAEKEEKVHKVVAGFSEAIICVATFEFTYEQWANVEGDIRAAEDRESALIKELDKLKEHGTTEKEDLEREEYGLKVQDDTVDISDELKDLDEALDVAEQQMASIRSERQGAPMSVADQQAALIRAEHQEESLSAPEQLEASVRAAKQEESMSVEEQKEAYMKLADVLGPTEKSPKNAGYLFQDIVQNSKQNGAISKQSKKDKKRIKRNIKKDEKLREKIAKKEEKVVQLHLKLVDQIMKRYSKDVKVQREKEEQRRKKIDKIEIKAQKMLEKEMKRIKKVDAKDEKKKKTPIMVEKDKTHDTKKSKTKKETENNKGQEKKEARNKDGVKAMKKNKKKETENNKGQEMKEARNKDGVKAMKKNKTKKEAKKNKDEKKKESQTMENIDNDGKKNSVSANIQAFLRIFSCNKRQEKDEAVV; encoded by the exons ATGGAGTGGACagcagaaaaagaagaaaaagtacATAAAGTAGTAGCTGGGTTCAGTGAAGCAATCATTTGTGTTGCGACATTTGAATTCACATACGAACAGTGGGCAAATGTAGAAGGAGACATAAGAGCAGCTGAGGATAGGGAATCTGCCCTGATAAAGGAGTTAG ACAAATTAAAAGAACATGGCacaacagaaaaagaagatttaGAAAGGGAAGAATATGGGTTGAAAGTTCAAGACGACACCGTTGATATATCTGACGAATTGAAAGACTTGGACGAGGCATTAGACGTGGCAGAACAACAGATGGCATCTATAAGATCAGAACGTCAAGGTGCACCTATGAGTGTAGCAGATCAACAAGCGGCATTAATTAGAGCAGAACATCAAGAGGAATCTTTGAGTGCACCAGAACAGCTCGAGGCATCTGTGAGAGCAGCAAAGCAAGAGGAATCTATGAGTGTAGAAGAACAAAAAGAGGCATACATGAAATTAGCAG atgttttaGGACCAACAGAAAAATCGCCAAAGAATGCCGGATATCTTTTCCAG GATATTGTTCAGAATTCTAAACAGAATGGAGCTATTAGCAAAcaatcaaaaaaggacaaaaagaggataaaaagaaatattaagaaaGACGAGAAATTAAGAGAAAAAATTGCTAAAAAAGAGGAAAAAGTTGTCCAGTTGCACTTAAAGTTGGTAGATCAAATTATGAAAAGGTACAGCAAGGACGTCAAAGTACAGCGAGAAAAGGAAGAACAGAGGAGAAAGAAGATTGACAAGATTGAGATAAAAGCTCAGAAGATGTTGGAGAAAg AAATGAAGAGGATAAAGAAAGTAGATGCAAAAgatgaaaagaagaaaaagaccCCCATTATGGTTGAAAAGGACAAAACACATGATACAAAGAAAAGCAAAACAAAGAAAGAGACAGAAAATAATAAGGGTCAGGAGAAGAAAGAGGCACGCAATAAAGATGGTGTAAAGGctatgaagaaaaacaaaaagaaagaaacagaGAATAATAAGGGTCAGGAGATGAAAGAGGCACGCAATAAAGATGGTGTAAAGGCtatgaagaaaaacaaaacaaagaaagaggcaaagaaaaacaaagatgAAAAGAAGAAAGAGTCCCAAACAATGGAAAACATTGATAATGACGGAAAGAAAAACTCAGTTTCAGCAAACATTCAGGCATTTTTGCGAATCTTTTCTTGCAACAAACGTCAAGAAAAGGATGAAGCTGTAGTTTGA
- the LOC143058968 gene encoding catenin beta-like isoform X3 — protein MLKHAVVNLINYQDDADLATRAIPELTKLLNDEDQVVVSQAAMMVHQLSKKEASRHAIMNSPQMVAALVRAMNNTNDMETTRCAAGTLHNLSHHRQGLLAIFKSGGIPALVKLLSSPIESVLFYAITTLHNLLLHQDGSKMAVRLAGGLQKMVALLQRNNVKFLAITTDCLQILAYGNQESKLIILASGGPGELVRIMRSYTYEKLLWTTSRVLKVLSVCSSNKPAVVEAGGMQALAMHLAHQSQRLVQNCLWTLRNLSDAATKADNMETLLQMLVQLLSSNDLNMVTCSAGILSNMTCNNQRNKIIVSQVGGIEALVRTILQAGDREDITEPAVCALRHLTSRHPDSEMAQNAVRLHYGLPVLVKLLHPPSRWPLIKAVVGLIRNLALCPANHAPLREHGALPRIVHLLLRAHQDTQRRASISSNGQGSGYVDGVRMEDIVEGTVGALHILAREGHNRAVIRGLSCIPLFVQLLYSPIENIQRVAAGVLCELAADKEGAELIEQEGATAPLTELLHSRNEGVATYAAAVLFRMSEDKPQDYKKRLSVELTSSLFRGDQNMPWSEPPGFDDVAGGFGQDESYRDQMYQPPQHHGSQGSMHSGGDMRGGYDPQLPIDSMQGLDIGSQHGSNYGPLDNIPDLGPQSHHSGPDLNFENIESTLPPQHDGSHSWYDTDL, from the exons ATGCTGAAACATGCTGTTGTCAACCTTATAAACTATCAG gATGATGCAGATTTAGCTACCAGAGCTATTCCTGAACTGACCAAGCTTCTTAACGATGAAGATCAAGTGGTGGTCAGTCAGGCCGCCATGATGGTCCACCAGTTGTCCAAGAAAGAGGCCAGTCGGCATGCCATCATGAATTCCCCACAGATGGTTGCAGCATTAGTACGAGCCATGAACAATACAAATGACATGGAAACCACCCGTTGTGCTGCTGGAACATTACATAATCTTTCACATCACCGCCAGGGATTACTCGCCATCTTCAAATCTGGTGGAATACCAGCTCTAGTCAAACTTTTAAG tTCACCCATTGAATCAGTTCTATTTTATGCTATCACAACATTGCACAATCTCCTGTTACATCAAGATGGTTCCAAGATGGCTGTCAGGCTTGCTGGGGGTCTACAGAAGATGGTGGCATTACTACAGAGAAACAATGTCAAGTTTCTTGCCATAACAACAGATTGTTTACAAATTCTAGCTTACGGAAACCAAGAAAGCAAG TTGATAATCCTTGCCAGTGGTGGTCCAGGAGAACTTGTTAGAATTATGAGATCTTATACCTACGAGAAACTGCTGTGGACAACATCTCGTGTCCTCAAGGTTTTATCTGTATGTTCAAGTAACAAACCTGCTGTCGTAGAGGCTG GTGGTATGCAAGCATTAGCTATGCATCTAGCCCATCAGAGTCAAAGATTAGTACAGAATTGTTTATGGACATTGAGAAATTTGTCTGATGCAGCCACTAAAGCA gaCAACATGGAAACACTCTTACAAATGTTGGTACAGCTTCTGTCATCCAACGATCTCAACATGGTTACCTGTTCTGCTGGTATCCTGTCCAACATGACTTGTAATAACCAACGTAATAAGATCATCGTGTCACAGGTCGGAGGTATCGAGGCTCTCGTCAGAACCATTCTACAGGCTGGAGATCGGGAGGACATCACTGAACCAGCT GTGTGTGCATTGCGTCATTTGACCAGTCGTCATCCTGATTCAGAGATGGCCCAGAATGCAGTGCGATTACATTATGGACTTCCTGTCCTTGTCAAACTGTTACATCCACCAAGCAGATGGCCATTGATCAAGGCTGTAGTTGGTCTGATCAGAAATTTGGCACTGTGCCCAGCTAATCATGCTCCACTGAGAGAACATGGTGCCCTGCCAAGAATTGTCCACCTTTTGTTGAGAGCCCACCAAGACACACAAAGG agAGCCTCAATTTCGTCCAATGGTCAGGGATCTGGCTACGTTGATGGCGTTCGTATGGAGGATATTGTAGAAGGTACAGTAGGAGCTCTCCACATACTGGCCAGAGAAGGACACAACAGAGCGGTCATCAGAGGCTTGTCATGTATACCACTCTTTGTACAG CTGTTGTATTCACCTATTGAGAACATACAGAGAGTAGCCGCCGGAGTACTGTGTGAACTGGCTGCTGATAAGGAGGGAGCTGAGCTCATTGAACAAGAGGGTGCCACTGCTCCTCTTACAGAACTGTTACACTCCAGAAATGAAGGAGTTG CCACATATGCAGCAGCTGTTTTGTTCAGGATGTCTGAAGATAAACCACAAGATTACAAGAAACGTCTGTCTGTAGAACTGACTAGTTCCTTGTTCAGGGGAGACCAGAATATGCCATGGTCTGAG CCACCAGGATTTGATGATGTGGCTGGAGGTTTCGGACAGGATGAGTCTTACAGGGATCAGATGTATCAACCACCACAACACCATGGTAGTCAAGGCAGCATGCATAGTGGAGGGGACATGAGAGGAG GTTATGATCCTCAACTGCCCATTGATTCCATGCAAGGCCTAGATATTGGAAGTCAGCATGGCAGCAACTACGGTCCATTGGACAACATCCCAGACCTGGGCCCACAGTCTCATCATTCTGGACCAGATTTAAACTTTGAGAATATAGAATCAACACTGCCTCCTCAACATGACGGAAGCCATTCTTGGTACGATACAGATCTGTAg
- the LOC143058968 gene encoding catenin beta-like isoform X1, translated as MSTYQINQNEGSNRNMSGGNNYMDLSDMPLDKNQQTMMWQQNQYMDSGIQSGATTNAPSISSKGNHHEPEDMNESGGDNMDTTRMMLDWAEQNYSNPQYTQDQVDEVNQQLNQTRSQRVRAAMFPETMEEGMAIPSTQMHPDQPTAVQRLAEPSQMLKHAVVNLINYQDDADLATRAIPELTKLLNDEDQVVVSQAAMMVHQLSKKEASRHAIMNSPQMVAALVRAMNNTNDMETTRCAAGTLHNLSHHRQGLLAIFKSGGIPALVKLLSSPIESVLFYAITTLHNLLLHQDGSKMAVRLAGGLQKMVALLQRNNVKFLAITTDCLQILAYGNQESKLIILASGGPGELVRIMRSYTYEKLLWTTSRVLKVLSVCSSNKPAVVEAGGMQALAMHLAHQSQRLVQNCLWTLRNLSDAATKADNMETLLQMLVQLLSSNDLNMVTCSAGILSNMTCNNQRNKIIVSQVGGIEALVRTILQAGDREDITEPAVCALRHLTSRHPDSEMAQNAVRLHYGLPVLVKLLHPPSRWPLIKAVVGLIRNLALCPANHAPLREHGALPRIVHLLLRAHQDTQRRASISSNGQGSGYVDGVRMEDIVEGTVGALHILAREGHNRAVIRGLSCIPLFVQLLYSPIENIQRVAAGVLCELAADKEGAELIEQEGATAPLTELLHSRNEGVATYAAAVLFRMSEDKPQDYKKRLSVELTSSLFRGDQNMPWSEPPGFDDVAGGFGQDESYRDQMYQPPQHHGSQGSMHSGGDMRGGYDPQLPIDSMQGLDIGSQHGSNYGPLDNIPDLGPQSHHSGPDLNFENIESTLPPQHDGSHSWYDTDL; from the exons ATGAGTACTTATCAGATTAATCAGAATGAGGGGTCGAACAGAAATA tgtCGGGAGGGAATAACTACATGGACCTGTCGGACATGCCGCTGGACAAAAACCAACAGACCATGATGTGGCAACAGAACCAATACATGGATTCTGGTATCCAGTCAGGAGCCACAACCAAT GCTCCTTCCATCAGCAGCAAAGGAAATCACCATGAACCAGAGGATATGAACGAATCAGGGGGAGATAACATGGACACAACCAGGATGATGTTAGACTGGGCCGAACAAAATTACAGCAATCCACAATATACACAGGATCAAGTCGATG AAGTTAACCAACAGTTAAACCAGACACGTTCACAGCGTGTGAGAGCAGCCATGTTCCCAGAAACCATGGAGGAAGGCATGGCTATACCATCAACACAAATGCACCCTGATCAACCAACGGCAGTGCAGAGATTGGCTGAGCCATCTCAAATGCTGAAACATGCTGTTGTCAACCTTATAAACTATCAG gATGATGCAGATTTAGCTACCAGAGCTATTCCTGAACTGACCAAGCTTCTTAACGATGAAGATCAAGTGGTGGTCAGTCAGGCCGCCATGATGGTCCACCAGTTGTCCAAGAAAGAGGCCAGTCGGCATGCCATCATGAATTCCCCACAGATGGTTGCAGCATTAGTACGAGCCATGAACAATACAAATGACATGGAAACCACCCGTTGTGCTGCTGGAACATTACATAATCTTTCACATCACCGCCAGGGATTACTCGCCATCTTCAAATCTGGTGGAATACCAGCTCTAGTCAAACTTTTAAG tTCACCCATTGAATCAGTTCTATTTTATGCTATCACAACATTGCACAATCTCCTGTTACATCAAGATGGTTCCAAGATGGCTGTCAGGCTTGCTGGGGGTCTACAGAAGATGGTGGCATTACTACAGAGAAACAATGTCAAGTTTCTTGCCATAACAACAGATTGTTTACAAATTCTAGCTTACGGAAACCAAGAAAGCAAG TTGATAATCCTTGCCAGTGGTGGTCCAGGAGAACTTGTTAGAATTATGAGATCTTATACCTACGAGAAACTGCTGTGGACAACATCTCGTGTCCTCAAGGTTTTATCTGTATGTTCAAGTAACAAACCTGCTGTCGTAGAGGCTG GTGGTATGCAAGCATTAGCTATGCATCTAGCCCATCAGAGTCAAAGATTAGTACAGAATTGTTTATGGACATTGAGAAATTTGTCTGATGCAGCCACTAAAGCA gaCAACATGGAAACACTCTTACAAATGTTGGTACAGCTTCTGTCATCCAACGATCTCAACATGGTTACCTGTTCTGCTGGTATCCTGTCCAACATGACTTGTAATAACCAACGTAATAAGATCATCGTGTCACAGGTCGGAGGTATCGAGGCTCTCGTCAGAACCATTCTACAGGCTGGAGATCGGGAGGACATCACTGAACCAGCT GTGTGTGCATTGCGTCATTTGACCAGTCGTCATCCTGATTCAGAGATGGCCCAGAATGCAGTGCGATTACATTATGGACTTCCTGTCCTTGTCAAACTGTTACATCCACCAAGCAGATGGCCATTGATCAAGGCTGTAGTTGGTCTGATCAGAAATTTGGCACTGTGCCCAGCTAATCATGCTCCACTGAGAGAACATGGTGCCCTGCCAAGAATTGTCCACCTTTTGTTGAGAGCCCACCAAGACACACAAAGG agAGCCTCAATTTCGTCCAATGGTCAGGGATCTGGCTACGTTGATGGCGTTCGTATGGAGGATATTGTAGAAGGTACAGTAGGAGCTCTCCACATACTGGCCAGAGAAGGACACAACAGAGCGGTCATCAGAGGCTTGTCATGTATACCACTCTTTGTACAG CTGTTGTATTCACCTATTGAGAACATACAGAGAGTAGCCGCCGGAGTACTGTGTGAACTGGCTGCTGATAAGGAGGGAGCTGAGCTCATTGAACAAGAGGGTGCCACTGCTCCTCTTACAGAACTGTTACACTCCAGAAATGAAGGAGTTG CCACATATGCAGCAGCTGTTTTGTTCAGGATGTCTGAAGATAAACCACAAGATTACAAGAAACGTCTGTCTGTAGAACTGACTAGTTCCTTGTTCAGGGGAGACCAGAATATGCCATGGTCTGAG CCACCAGGATTTGATGATGTGGCTGGAGGTTTCGGACAGGATGAGTCTTACAGGGATCAGATGTATCAACCACCACAACACCATGGTAGTCAAGGCAGCATGCATAGTGGAGGGGACATGAGAGGAG GTTATGATCCTCAACTGCCCATTGATTCCATGCAAGGCCTAGATATTGGAAGTCAGCATGGCAGCAACTACGGTCCATTGGACAACATCCCAGACCTGGGCCCACAGTCTCATCATTCTGGACCAGATTTAAACTTTGAGAATATAGAATCAACACTGCCTCCTCAACATGACGGAAGCCATTCTTGGTACGATACAGATCTGTAg
- the LOC143058968 gene encoding catenin beta-like isoform X2, whose amino-acid sequence MAMQRLAEPSQMLKHAVVNLINYQDDADLATRAIPELTKLLNDEDQVVVSQAAMMVHQLSKKEASRHAIMNSPQMVAALVRAMNNTNDMETTRCAAGTLHNLSHHRQGLLAIFKSGGIPALVKLLSSPIESVLFYAITTLHNLLLHQDGSKMAVRLAGGLQKMVALLQRNNVKFLAITTDCLQILAYGNQESKLIILASGGPGELVRIMRSYTYEKLLWTTSRVLKVLSVCSSNKPAVVEAGGMQALAMHLAHQSQRLVQNCLWTLRNLSDAATKADNMETLLQMLVQLLSSNDLNMVTCSAGILSNMTCNNQRNKIIVSQVGGIEALVRTILQAGDREDITEPAVCALRHLTSRHPDSEMAQNAVRLHYGLPVLVKLLHPPSRWPLIKAVVGLIRNLALCPANHAPLREHGALPRIVHLLLRAHQDTQRRASISSNGQGSGYVDGVRMEDIVEGTVGALHILAREGHNRAVIRGLSCIPLFVQLLYSPIENIQRVAAGVLCELAADKEGAELIEQEGATAPLTELLHSRNEGVATYAAAVLFRMSEDKPQDYKKRLSVELTSSLFRGDQNMPWSEPPGFDDVAGGFGQDESYRDQMYQPPQHHGSQGSMHSGGDMRGGYDPQLPIDSMQGLDIGSQHGSNYGPLDNIPDLGPQSHHSGPDLNFENIESTLPPQHDGSHSWYDTDL is encoded by the exons ATGGCAATGCAAAGATTGGCTGAGCCATCTCAAATGCTGAAACATGCTGTTGTCAACCTTATAAACTATCAG gATGATGCAGATTTAGCTACCAGAGCTATTCCTGAACTGACCAAGCTTCTTAACGATGAAGATCAAGTGGTGGTCAGTCAGGCCGCCATGATGGTCCACCAGTTGTCCAAGAAAGAGGCCAGTCGGCATGCCATCATGAATTCCCCACAGATGGTTGCAGCATTAGTACGAGCCATGAACAATACAAATGACATGGAAACCACCCGTTGTGCTGCTGGAACATTACATAATCTTTCACATCACCGCCAGGGATTACTCGCCATCTTCAAATCTGGTGGAATACCAGCTCTAGTCAAACTTTTAAG tTCACCCATTGAATCAGTTCTATTTTATGCTATCACAACATTGCACAATCTCCTGTTACATCAAGATGGTTCCAAGATGGCTGTCAGGCTTGCTGGGGGTCTACAGAAGATGGTGGCATTACTACAGAGAAACAATGTCAAGTTTCTTGCCATAACAACAGATTGTTTACAAATTCTAGCTTACGGAAACCAAGAAAGCAAG TTGATAATCCTTGCCAGTGGTGGTCCAGGAGAACTTGTTAGAATTATGAGATCTTATACCTACGAGAAACTGCTGTGGACAACATCTCGTGTCCTCAAGGTTTTATCTGTATGTTCAAGTAACAAACCTGCTGTCGTAGAGGCTG GTGGTATGCAAGCATTAGCTATGCATCTAGCCCATCAGAGTCAAAGATTAGTACAGAATTGTTTATGGACATTGAGAAATTTGTCTGATGCAGCCACTAAAGCA gaCAACATGGAAACACTCTTACAAATGTTGGTACAGCTTCTGTCATCCAACGATCTCAACATGGTTACCTGTTCTGCTGGTATCCTGTCCAACATGACTTGTAATAACCAACGTAATAAGATCATCGTGTCACAGGTCGGAGGTATCGAGGCTCTCGTCAGAACCATTCTACAGGCTGGAGATCGGGAGGACATCACTGAACCAGCT GTGTGTGCATTGCGTCATTTGACCAGTCGTCATCCTGATTCAGAGATGGCCCAGAATGCAGTGCGATTACATTATGGACTTCCTGTCCTTGTCAAACTGTTACATCCACCAAGCAGATGGCCATTGATCAAGGCTGTAGTTGGTCTGATCAGAAATTTGGCACTGTGCCCAGCTAATCATGCTCCACTGAGAGAACATGGTGCCCTGCCAAGAATTGTCCACCTTTTGTTGAGAGCCCACCAAGACACACAAAGG agAGCCTCAATTTCGTCCAATGGTCAGGGATCTGGCTACGTTGATGGCGTTCGTATGGAGGATATTGTAGAAGGTACAGTAGGAGCTCTCCACATACTGGCCAGAGAAGGACACAACAGAGCGGTCATCAGAGGCTTGTCATGTATACCACTCTTTGTACAG CTGTTGTATTCACCTATTGAGAACATACAGAGAGTAGCCGCCGGAGTACTGTGTGAACTGGCTGCTGATAAGGAGGGAGCTGAGCTCATTGAACAAGAGGGTGCCACTGCTCCTCTTACAGAACTGTTACACTCCAGAAATGAAGGAGTTG CCACATATGCAGCAGCTGTTTTGTTCAGGATGTCTGAAGATAAACCACAAGATTACAAGAAACGTCTGTCTGTAGAACTGACTAGTTCCTTGTTCAGGGGAGACCAGAATATGCCATGGTCTGAG CCACCAGGATTTGATGATGTGGCTGGAGGTTTCGGACAGGATGAGTCTTACAGGGATCAGATGTATCAACCACCACAACACCATGGTAGTCAAGGCAGCATGCATAGTGGAGGGGACATGAGAGGAG GTTATGATCCTCAACTGCCCATTGATTCCATGCAAGGCCTAGATATTGGAAGTCAGCATGGCAGCAACTACGGTCCATTGGACAACATCCCAGACCTGGGCCCACAGTCTCATCATTCTGGACCAGATTTAAACTTTGAGAATATAGAATCAACACTGCCTCCTCAACATGACGGAAGCCATTCTTGGTACGATACAGATCTGTAg